The nucleotide sequence ATTTTGCCATGCTTTAAAAGAAATTTATCCTGATTGTATTCTTCCAGGAGATTTTGCGCTTCATTTAAATCAGGTATATATCCCATTATTGCACCTCGTTTTTATTTATATTATATGTTTTTGAAACCAGCTAATCAAATGGTAAATTAAAACCGGCTAAAAAGCCGGCTTATTACAGATATCTAAGTATCTCCTGTTTTAGTTGAAGGGTCTTGGAAGACAGCAGCCGCTTATTCTTATCGTCTTTGTGAAAATCTACATCGATTTCTTTTTTGATTTCAGCAGGAATCTTAGATATCACGTATATCCTGTCGGATAAAAGAATCGCCTCATCAATATCATGAGTGATAAATACCACCGTATTATCAAGCTCTCTTTTCATCTCAAGCAGCCATTTTTGCATTTGACCCCGGGTTATTGAATCCAAGGACCCAAAAGCTTCATCCAATAGAAAAATTTCCTCAGAAGTCATTAACGTCCTTAAAAAGCTTGCTCTTTGTCTCATTCCACCTGATAGCTGAAAAGGAAATTTATCTTCATAGCCTTCCAACCCCACAAGAGGAAGATATTCCTCTATTCTTTTTTTTATGTCTTCTTTTTCCACTCCTTTGAGCTTCAAGGGAAGTCCCACATTGGCTGACACTGTTTTCCATGGCAGCAAAAGATCTTTTTGCTGCATGTATCCAACAGTTCCTTTGACGATAACATCTCCGTGATCTATGGGAATCAATCCTGCTATTATATTGAACAGAGTGCTCTTTCCGCTGCCGCTTGACCCGAGTATGGATACGATCTCTCCTCTGTTGACATGCAGCGAGATATCCTCAAAAACCACCATTTCGCCAAAACTCTTCCCTACGTGTTTTAGACTTATTACAGTATCACTGTCACTTTGGGAGGAATTCATTCGTAAAGGCATTATCCACATCCAACTCCTTCTCCAAAAGACCATTGTCCATCAAGAAATCAGCATAATCTTTCCAAACCTCCGCTTTCATGACTCC is from Alkalibacter saccharofermentans DSM 14828 and encodes:
- a CDS encoding ABC transporter ATP-binding protein; protein product: MPLRMNSSQSDSDTVISLKHVGKSFGEMVVFEDISLHVNRGEIVSILGSSGSGKSTLFNIIAGLIPIDHGDVIVKGTVGYMQQKDLLLPWKTVSANVGLPLKLKGVEKEDIKKRIEEYLPLVGLEGYEDKFPFQLSGGMRQRASFLRTLMTSEEIFLLDEAFGSLDSITRGQMQKWLLEMKRELDNTVVFITHDIDEAILLSDRIYVISKIPAEIKKEIDVDFHKDDKNKRLLSSKTLQLKQEILRYL